The Coffea arabica cultivar ET-39 chromosome 3c, Coffea Arabica ET-39 HiFi, whole genome shotgun sequence genome contains a region encoding:
- the LOC140037866 gene encoding uncharacterized protein, producing the protein MGYEILCFLDVFKGYHQIRMNEEDQEKTAFYTDQGVYCYTTMPFGLKNAGATYQRLINGLLKNQIGRNVEAYVDNILIKSLTTSAFLSDVREVFGVLRNSRIKLNPKKCVFSVTSGKFLGYLVSRRGIETNPDKVKAIQDMSPPRNLREVQRLNGRLAALNRFLSQSAQKTLSFFKVLKKTDQFAWTEECQSAFDQLKQYLHHLPTLASPRPEERLYLYLSAADEAVSAVLIRDEGTQVPVYYILVRPEASGRLTKWAVELGEYDLSYEPRTAIKAQALADFLAELTFTEGPESTSASAEVSTSHSWTLYVDGSSNGDGNGAGLLLEGPQGEMCSYALRFDFPATNNEVEYEALIAGLQLAHRLDAQKIHVRSDSQLVVRQVLGEYEAKDETMQRYLSKVRQLTSYFESFEIQKIPRSQNKRADALSRLASTSFSDLNKTVLMEVLSEPGYVEEVACPVHSENTWMTPFILFLGQGTLPEDRAEARKIQRKAVRYALRDGELYKRSYLGSWLKCVTPETGRHVLHEIHEGLCGAHVGHRMLAKKALLLGYFWPSVLQDAQDLVLGCPSCQTHAPEHHQPSNFMIPITSP; encoded by the exons ATGGGTTACGAGATCCTTTGTTTCCTAGATGTCTTCAAAGGGTATCATCAAATAAGAATGAATGAAGAGGACCAAGAGAAGACGGCGTTCTACACCGACCAAGGTGTTTATTGCTACACTACCATGCCATTTGGGCTAAAGAACGCCGGGGCGACCTACCAGAGGTTGATCAACGGCCTCTTAAAAAATCAGATCGGCCGCAATGTGGAGGCCTATGTGGACAACATTCTCATCAAGAGCCTAACCACTTCGGCCTTTCTGTCCGATGTGAGGGAGGTCTTCGGTGTCCTACGCAACTCAAGGATAAAGCTCAATCCCAAGAAGTGCGTATTCAGCGTCACCTCGGGTAAATTCTTGGGGTACCTGGTTTCCCGCCGGGGAATCGAGACCAACCCCGATAAGGTCAAGGCCATTCAGGACATGTCCCCACCTCGGAACCTCCGAGAAGTCCAAAGACTAAATGGACGCCTAGCCGCACTGAATCGCTTCCTGTCCCAATCTGCTCAGAAAACTCTGTCCTTCTTTAAGGTGCTGAAAAAGACTGACCAGTTCGCCTGGACTGAAGAGTGTCAGTCTGCCTTCGACCAGCTAAAACAGTACTTGCACCACCTACCCACTCTTGCCTCACCTCGGCCCGAAGAGAGGCTGTACCTCTACCTCTCCGCGGCCGATGAGGCTGTCAGTGCTGTGCTCATCCGAGATGAGGGCACCCAAGTGCCAGTCTACTAT ATATTGGTGCGACCCGAAGCTTCTGGTCGTCTCACCAAGTGGGCTGTCGAGTTGGGAGAATATGACCTGTCATATGAGCCTCGCACCGCCATAAAGGCACAAGCCTTAGCCGATTTCCTGGCCGAGCTGACCTTCACGGAAGGTCCAGAGTCCACCTCCGCCAGTGCCGAGGTGTCCACCTCACACTCGTGGACGTTGTACGTAGACGGGTCCTCTAATGGGGATGGCAACGGAGCTGGACTGCTCCTGGAAGGCCCTCAGGGAGAGATGTGCTCGTACGCTCTCCGCTTTGATTTCCCGGCCACCAACAATGAAGTCGAGTACGAGGCTCTGATCGCTGGACTCCAGCTAGCCCATAGACTCGACGCCCAAAAGATCCATGTGCGCAGTGACTCCCAACTCGTTGTACGCCAAGTTCTTGGTGAGTACGAAGCCAAGGATGAGACCATGCAACGGTACCTCTCCAAAGTTCGCCAACTCACCTCGTACTTTGAATCTTTCGAAATCCAAAAAATACCCCGGTCCCAGAATAAGCGAGCTGACGCCTTATCCCGGCTGGCTTCCACTTCATTCTCTGACCTCAACAAAACAGTTTTAATGGAAGTCCTGAGTGAACCGGGATACGTGGAAGAGGTGGCCTGCCCCGTCCACTCTGAAAATACCTGGATGACCCCGTTCATCCTCTTCTTGGGTCAGGGAACCCTCCCCGAAGACCGAGCCGAGGCGAGAAAAATACAACGCAAGGCGGTTCGGTACGCTCTCCGCGATGGAGAGCTATACAAACGTTCCTACCTCGGCTCATGGCTGAAGTGTGTCACTCCTGAGACAGGACGCCACGTCCTCCACGAGATCCACGAAGGCTTGTGTGGAGCTCACGTCGGCCACAGAATGCTAGCCAAGAAGGCTTTGCTTCTTGGATATTTCTGGCCCTCAGTTCTGCAAGACGCCCAGGACCTCGTTCTCGGCTGCCCTTCCTGCCAAACCCACGCACCCGAGCACCACCAGCCCTCAAATTTCATGATTCCCATCACTTCACCCTGA